A stretch of Corallococcus macrosporus DNA encodes these proteins:
- a CDS encoding fibronectin type III domain-containing protein: MSLRRLSLLLVPACAAWLGCGEAPLPSEEQTPSPIVMDPREGTAVISNEDVLPGCGEMDAGTGPVDAGTSVLVTADTRFHSNAGVTVVPQDLSGRDVEILIPNGIDFDRRTGTPVAGGLRFDNVPDGEYFLRSNRFYYLTRERHFDLGVNRIGRPDAVYTSLNETPVSAELFNLEPWQQWSSSAEPGSAVQLISADVDAYSSFSSSEELAVGATSIVDPYAYAFSSNGYGLAALDQAKGDRLYVNQLNSVAVGTLPSGGTLAYQTLVSSAHLPSFSFTPDGTTALPLAATMTPVRQTPFSLEWRLNEFSRWRTDSNPTGTINLASMSLLPIPFGYQHGWVGYQGELFNLWLPRGEDGVITNRFAYGNPYPSSWGVVGTISYSFRSPTPVIVGTRAHYPSGNIFITDRMDHLIASPIQPGISPPRELRIDGVDAYVPRVVGTNQPVISWRAPALRAPRNYVVSVLQLISTFTATPTLRFYVPGDRTQVRLPPGLLLPGTSYYVRVTADDSPYYEPSRAPYVTAELLPAVSADTFSAVFTTP; the protein is encoded by the coding sequence ATGTCCTTGCGTCGTCTGTCTTTGTTGCTCGTTCCCGCCTGCGCGGCCTGGCTGGGCTGCGGAGAAGCGCCCCTCCCCTCCGAGGAGCAGACCCCTTCCCCCATCGTGATGGACCCCCGTGAGGGCACGGCGGTCATCTCCAACGAGGACGTGCTGCCGGGCTGCGGAGAGATGGACGCCGGCACCGGGCCGGTGGACGCGGGCACCTCCGTGCTGGTGACGGCGGACACGCGCTTCCACTCCAACGCCGGGGTGACGGTGGTGCCGCAGGACCTGTCCGGCCGCGACGTCGAAATCCTCATCCCCAACGGCATCGACTTCGACCGGCGCACGGGCACGCCGGTGGCGGGGGGCCTGCGCTTCGACAACGTGCCGGACGGCGAGTACTTCCTGCGCTCGAACCGGTTCTACTACCTGACGCGGGAGCGCCACTTCGACCTGGGCGTCAACCGCATCGGCCGTCCGGACGCGGTCTACACGTCCCTCAACGAGACCCCCGTGTCGGCGGAGCTCTTCAACCTGGAGCCCTGGCAGCAGTGGTCCTCCAGCGCCGAGCCGGGCAGCGCCGTGCAGCTCATCAGCGCGGACGTGGACGCGTACAGCTCGTTCTCCTCCAGCGAGGAACTGGCGGTCGGTGCGACGTCCATCGTCGACCCGTACGCCTATGCGTTCTCCAGCAACGGCTACGGGTTGGCCGCCCTGGACCAGGCGAAGGGCGACCGCCTCTACGTGAACCAGCTCAACTCCGTGGCGGTGGGAACGCTGCCGAGCGGCGGGACCCTGGCGTACCAGACGCTGGTGAGCAGCGCGCACCTGCCGTCGTTCTCGTTCACGCCGGACGGCACCACGGCGCTGCCGCTGGCGGCCACGATGACCCCCGTGCGCCAGACGCCCTTCTCGCTGGAGTGGCGCCTGAACGAGTTCTCCCGCTGGCGCACGGACTCGAACCCCACCGGCACCATCAACCTGGCCTCGATGTCGCTGCTGCCCATTCCGTTCGGCTACCAGCACGGCTGGGTGGGCTACCAGGGCGAGCTGTTCAACCTGTGGCTGCCGCGCGGTGAGGACGGCGTCATCACGAACCGGTTCGCCTACGGCAATCCCTATCCGTCGAGCTGGGGCGTGGTGGGCACCATCAGCTACTCGTTCCGGTCTCCGACGCCCGTCATCGTGGGGACCCGCGCCCACTACCCCAGCGGCAACATCTTCATCACCGACCGGATGGACCACCTCATCGCCAGCCCCATCCAGCCGGGCATCTCGCCGCCGCGGGAGCTGCGCATCGACGGCGTGGACGCCTACGTGCCGCGCGTGGTGGGCACCAACCAGCCGGTCATCAGCTGGCGGGCTCCCGCGCTGCGCGCGCCCCGCAACTACGTGGTGTCCGTCCTCCAGTTGATCAGCACCTTCACCGCCACGCCGACGCTGCGCTTCTACGTGCCCGGTGACCGGACGCAGGTCCGCCTGCCGCCGGGCCTGCTGCTGCCCGGGACGAGCTACTACGTGCGCGTGACGGCGGATGACTCGCCGTACTACGAGCCCTCGCGCGCGCCGTACGTCACCGCGGAGCTGCTGCCCGCGGTCAGCGCGGACACGTTCAGCGCCGTCTTCACCACGCCGTAG
- a CDS encoding M4 family metallopeptidase yields MAHRLLKTIGAAWLGVALTACGTQGSTGEETQAPEQEKSGEDIQTSLNALASAQVVGLHADGIPDNIQGELGRMERTLNTLAASRQAVSGVAKAFRLNPDDLVLRKSNIDEQGNQHLRFTQTKNGLEVVGGELVVHVRPDGTVFRANGSARDGVNVSALPRIAAASARDAALSATVGTGLQAQGAPRLVYVRTEDGALRLAYEVKVTGENDLMPLRDRVYVSAVDGSIVLRAPEIHTALNRKVYSANNGTSTPGTLKRSEGQAATGDSHVDMNYDMLGYTYNCYKTLFNRDSLNNAGTALISTVHYSTNYVNAYWDGTQMVYGDGDGVNSIELGKDADVTVHELTHAVTENESNLTYSGQSGGLNEAMSDTFGAICESWQSGTWSTAAAIWMVGEDVWTPGTANDALRYMDDPAKDGVSKDWAANVTSGTDVHYSSGVPNLAFALLSKGGVHPRGRSTINVPAIGVEKAGRIWYKANTDLYGASTNFAQAKTLTIQAAADLGYDQATQDAVKAAWEAVGVGVVTPPPTSTPLTNGTAVTVSDSTGNSKYYSLVVPSGATALTFTISGGTGDADLYVRFGAAPDLSTYDCRPYVGGNAETCTITNIQAGTYYVMLNAYASYSNVSLKGSYTPGGGGGGNVLQSNVPVTGVSGASGSFTNEWITLDVPANKTVTITTSGGTGDADLYVRFGSSPTTTAYDCRPYLSGNTETCTLTKTTAGKYYVKVRGYTAYSGVTLKAVY; encoded by the coding sequence TTGGCTCATCGACTGTTGAAGACGATTGGCGCGGCCTGGCTCGGCGTGGCTCTGACGGCGTGCGGTACGCAGGGTTCCACGGGGGAGGAGACGCAGGCGCCTGAGCAGGAGAAGTCGGGCGAGGACATCCAGACTTCGCTGAACGCGCTGGCCAGCGCCCAGGTGGTGGGCCTGCACGCGGACGGCATCCCGGACAACATCCAGGGCGAGCTGGGCCGGATGGAGCGGACGCTGAACACGCTGGCCGCGAGCCGCCAGGCGGTCTCGGGCGTGGCGAAGGCGTTCCGGCTGAACCCGGACGACCTGGTGCTGCGCAAGTCGAACATCGACGAGCAGGGCAACCAGCACCTGCGCTTCACGCAGACGAAGAACGGCCTGGAGGTCGTCGGCGGTGAGCTGGTGGTGCACGTGCGCCCGGACGGCACGGTGTTCCGCGCCAACGGCTCCGCGCGTGACGGCGTGAACGTCTCCGCGCTGCCCCGCATCGCGGCGGCCTCCGCGCGTGACGCGGCGCTGAGCGCGACGGTGGGCACGGGCCTGCAGGCCCAGGGTGCTCCCCGCCTGGTGTACGTGCGCACCGAGGACGGCGCGCTGCGCCTGGCGTACGAGGTGAAGGTCACGGGCGAGAACGACCTGATGCCCCTGCGCGACCGCGTCTACGTGAGCGCGGTGGACGGCTCCATCGTGCTGCGCGCGCCGGAAATCCACACCGCGCTCAACCGCAAGGTCTACAGCGCGAACAACGGCACCAGCACCCCGGGCACGCTCAAGCGCAGCGAGGGCCAGGCGGCCACCGGTGACTCGCATGTCGACATGAACTACGACATGCTGGGCTACACCTACAACTGCTACAAGACGCTGTTCAACCGCGACTCGCTGAACAACGCGGGCACGGCGCTCATCAGCACGGTGCACTACAGCACCAACTACGTGAACGCCTACTGGGACGGCACCCAGATGGTGTACGGCGATGGCGACGGCGTGAACTCCATCGAGCTGGGCAAGGACGCGGACGTCACGGTCCACGAGCTGACCCACGCGGTGACGGAGAACGAGTCCAACCTCACGTACTCCGGCCAGTCCGGCGGCCTCAACGAGGCCATGTCCGACACGTTCGGCGCCATCTGCGAGAGCTGGCAGTCCGGCACGTGGAGCACCGCGGCGGCCATCTGGATGGTGGGCGAGGACGTCTGGACGCCGGGCACGGCGAACGACGCGCTCCGCTACATGGACGACCCGGCGAAGGACGGCGTGTCCAAGGACTGGGCGGCCAACGTGACGTCCGGCACGGACGTGCACTACAGCTCCGGCGTGCCGAACCTGGCGTTCGCGCTGCTCTCCAAGGGTGGCGTGCACCCGCGCGGCCGCAGCACCATCAACGTGCCGGCCATCGGCGTCGAGAAGGCCGGCCGCATCTGGTACAAGGCCAACACCGACCTGTACGGCGCGAGCACGAACTTCGCGCAGGCGAAGACGCTGACCATCCAGGCGGCGGCGGACCTGGGCTACGACCAGGCCACGCAGGACGCGGTGAAGGCGGCCTGGGAAGCGGTGGGCGTGGGCGTCGTGACGCCTCCTCCGACCTCCACCCCGCTGACCAACGGCACCGCGGTGACGGTGTCCGACAGCACGGGCAACAGCAAGTACTACTCGCTGGTCGTCCCCTCGGGCGCCACGGCGCTGACGTTCACCATCTCCGGTGGCACGGGTGACGCGGACCTGTACGTGCGCTTCGGCGCCGCGCCGGACCTGTCCACCTACGACTGCCGTCCGTACGTCGGTGGCAACGCGGAGACGTGCACCATCACGAACATCCAGGCGGGCACGTACTACGTGATGCTGAACGCCTACGCCTCGTACTCGAACGTGTCGCTGAAGGGCTCCTACACCCCCGGCGGTGGCGGTGGCGGCAACGTGCTGCAGAGCAACGTGCCGGTGACGGGCGTCTCCGGTGCCTCCGGCTCCTTCACCAACGAGTGGATCACCCTGGACGTGCCGGCGAACAAGACGGTCACCATCACCACCTCCGGTGGCACGGGTGACGCGGACCTGTACGTGCGCTTCGGCTCCTCGCCGACGACGACCGCGTACGACTGCCGTCCGTACCTGTCCGGCAACACGGAGACCTGCACCCTCACCAAGACGACCGCGGGCAAGTACTACGTGAAGGTCCGCGGCTACACGGCCTACTCGGGCGTGACGCTCAAGGCCGTCTACTAG
- a CDS encoding acyl-CoA dehydrogenase: MSVPRPNPLLSDRDVDFQLYEALDTAALCALPAFQEHSRDTFALLLDSTRRFAREVLAPTYRPMDAAPPVFEHGRVRVHPAMRSLYAGMVDLGLLTATRPPDVGGQQLPLTVHAVASAYLMAANLSAYGYLGLTLGAAHLLEVFGTPFLRDTFMARLYRGEWTGTMALTEPQAGSSLADVKTRATPAPDGSFRLQGSKIFISGGDQDFTDNVVHLTLARIEGAEGGTRGVSLFAVPAKRPQADTLVPNDVQVAGVIHKIGWRGLPSLVLNFGEANDCHGWLVGQPGRGLACMFQMMNEARIMVGLNGVSTAAVAYQESLSYARERPQGRPAGIRDTTRAQSPIIEHADVRRMLLRQKAIVEGGLALLLTTSTQADLANHAPDEPTRKRAHLLLDLLTPIAKTFPAEKGFEANALALQIHGGYGYSSEYLPEAWLRDQKLNSIHEGTTGIQGLDLLGRKAVAEGGAALQALDEEVRATTARARAAGVEPAWSDALEDALGQATALTLELGARGMAGEVDVMLRHSTDFLELFSVVTVAWRWLAQAAAAKEGLARTASAEDTGFYEGKLAAAQYWFAVEVPRVPLLAHLCRTGEDSYARMRPDWF; the protein is encoded by the coding sequence ATGAGCGTGCCCCGCCCCAATCCCCTGCTGTCGGACCGCGACGTGGACTTCCAGCTCTACGAAGCGCTGGACACCGCCGCCCTCTGCGCGCTGCCCGCCTTCCAGGAGCACTCGCGCGACACCTTCGCGCTCCTGCTCGACAGCACCCGCCGCTTCGCCCGCGAGGTGCTCGCGCCCACCTACCGGCCCATGGACGCCGCCCCGCCCGTCTTCGAGCACGGCCGCGTGCGCGTGCATCCCGCCATGCGCTCGCTCTACGCCGGCATGGTCGACCTGGGCCTGCTCACCGCCACCCGCCCCCCGGACGTCGGCGGCCAGCAGCTCCCCCTCACCGTGCACGCCGTGGCCAGCGCCTACCTCATGGCCGCCAACCTGAGCGCCTATGGCTACCTGGGCCTCACGCTCGGCGCCGCGCACCTGCTGGAGGTCTTCGGCACGCCCTTCCTGCGCGACACCTTCATGGCGCGGCTGTACCGCGGTGAGTGGACCGGCACCATGGCCCTCACCGAGCCCCAGGCCGGCAGCAGCCTCGCGGACGTGAAGACGCGCGCCACGCCCGCGCCGGACGGCTCCTTCCGCCTCCAGGGCTCCAAGATCTTCATCAGCGGCGGCGACCAGGACTTCACCGACAACGTCGTGCACCTCACCCTCGCCCGCATCGAGGGCGCGGAGGGCGGCACGCGCGGCGTGTCCCTCTTCGCCGTGCCCGCGAAGAGGCCGCAGGCAGACACGCTGGTCCCCAACGACGTCCAGGTGGCCGGCGTCATCCACAAGATTGGCTGGCGCGGCCTGCCCAGCCTCGTGCTCAACTTCGGCGAGGCCAATGACTGTCATGGCTGGCTCGTGGGCCAGCCCGGACGCGGGCTCGCGTGCATGTTCCAGATGATGAACGAGGCGCGCATCATGGTGGGCCTCAACGGCGTGTCCACCGCCGCCGTCGCCTACCAGGAATCGCTCTCCTACGCGCGCGAGCGCCCCCAGGGCCGGCCCGCCGGCATCCGCGACACCACGCGCGCCCAGTCCCCCATCATCGAGCACGCCGACGTGCGCCGCATGCTGCTGCGCCAGAAGGCCATCGTGGAGGGCGGCCTCGCGCTGCTGCTCACCACCTCCACGCAGGCGGACCTCGCGAACCACGCCCCGGACGAGCCCACGCGCAAGCGCGCGCACCTGCTCCTGGACCTGCTCACGCCCATCGCCAAGACGTTCCCCGCGGAGAAGGGCTTCGAGGCCAACGCGCTCGCGCTGCAGATCCACGGCGGCTACGGCTACTCCAGCGAGTACCTCCCGGAGGCGTGGCTGCGCGACCAGAAGCTCAACAGCATCCACGAGGGCACCACCGGCATCCAGGGCCTGGACCTGCTCGGGCGCAAGGCGGTGGCGGAAGGGGGCGCCGCGCTCCAGGCGCTCGACGAGGAGGTGCGGGCCACCACCGCGCGCGCCCGCGCCGCCGGCGTGGAGCCCGCGTGGAGCGACGCGCTGGAGGACGCGCTCGGACAGGCCACCGCCCTCACGCTGGAGCTGGGCGCGCGAGGCATGGCGGGTGAAGTGGACGTGATGCTCCGTCACAGCACGGACTTCCTGGAGCTGTTCAGCGTGGTGACCGTGGCGTGGCGCTGGCTGGCGCAGGCCGCCGCCGCGAAGGAGGGCCTGGCGCGCACGGCGAGCGCGGAGGACACCGGCTTCTACGAGGGCAAGCTCGCCGCCGCGCAGTACTGGTTCGCGGTGGAGGTGCCGCGCGTGCCGCTGCTCGCCCACCTGTGCCGCACGGGCGAGGACTCCTACGCACGCATGCGTCCGGACTGGTTCTAG
- a CDS encoding M16 family metallopeptidase — protein sequence MFRPPLSWFACLALLGAPQAGASTPAAKLGSDIQARTLKNGLTVIVWPDHDIPNVALANWFRVGSRNERPGITGLSHFFEHMMFNGAKKYGPGEFDRVMEANGGANNAFTSEDVTVYLDWFPSSALPLILDLEQDRLQSLAFDPKVIESERGVVYSERRSGVDNDNGGALQEQMQSTAFVAHPYQIPVIGWPSDIESWRMEDLQRYFKTYYAPNNATLVIAGDVEPARVFEQVEATLGTIPSQPAPEPVRTKEPEQQGERRIVVKRLAQSPLLQVAYHGLAANDPDAETLELLGLILTHGDSSRLHRKLVDEARVAIRVRGTTAGGFDPTLSWFYVDLPPGGDLAKTEALLTAELHRVVKDGVTDAELQKARNVALATFWRKLETNDGRARELGSAATFRGDWKALLDAPSRYEKVTRDGVKALAARIFNPDHRTVGWLVPTTESATPARKEAAR from the coding sequence ATGTTCCGTCCGCCGTTGTCGTGGTTCGCCTGTCTGGCCCTCCTGGGTGCGCCCCAGGCCGGGGCCTCCACCCCCGCCGCGAAGCTGGGCTCCGACATCCAGGCCCGCACGCTGAAGAACGGGCTCACCGTCATCGTCTGGCCGGACCACGACATCCCCAACGTGGCGCTCGCCAACTGGTTCCGCGTGGGCAGCCGCAACGAGCGCCCCGGCATCACCGGCCTGTCCCACTTCTTCGAGCACATGATGTTCAACGGCGCGAAGAAGTACGGCCCCGGTGAGTTCGACCGCGTCATGGAGGCCAACGGCGGCGCCAACAACGCCTTCACCTCCGAGGACGTCACCGTCTACCTGGACTGGTTCCCGTCCTCCGCGCTGCCCCTCATCCTGGACCTGGAGCAGGACCGGCTCCAGTCGCTCGCCTTCGACCCCAAGGTCATCGAGTCCGAGCGCGGCGTCGTCTACTCCGAGCGCCGCTCCGGCGTGGACAACGACAACGGCGGCGCGCTGCAGGAGCAGATGCAGTCCACCGCCTTCGTCGCGCACCCGTATCAGATCCCCGTCATCGGCTGGCCGTCCGACATCGAGTCCTGGCGCATGGAGGACCTCCAGCGCTACTTCAAGACGTACTACGCCCCCAACAACGCCACGCTCGTCATCGCGGGCGACGTGGAGCCGGCCCGCGTCTTCGAGCAGGTGGAGGCCACGCTCGGCACCATCCCCTCGCAGCCCGCGCCGGAGCCCGTGCGCACGAAGGAGCCCGAGCAGCAGGGCGAGCGGCGCATCGTCGTGAAGCGGCTGGCCCAGTCCCCGCTGCTCCAGGTCGCCTACCACGGCCTCGCCGCCAACGACCCGGACGCGGAGACGCTGGAGCTGCTGGGCCTCATCCTCACGCACGGAGACTCGTCGCGCCTGCACCGCAAGCTGGTGGACGAGGCCCGCGTGGCCATCCGCGTGCGCGGCACCACCGCCGGCGGCTTCGACCCGACGCTCTCCTGGTTCTACGTGGACCTGCCGCCGGGCGGCGACCTGGCGAAGACGGAAGCGCTGCTCACCGCGGAGCTCCACCGCGTGGTGAAGGACGGCGTCACCGACGCGGAGCTGCAGAAGGCGCGCAACGTCGCCCTGGCCACCTTCTGGCGCAAGCTGGAGACCAACGACGGCCGCGCCCGCGAGCTGGGCAGCGCCGCCACCTTCCGCGGCGACTGGAAGGCCCTGCTCGACGCGCCCTCGCGCTACGAGAAGGTCACCCGCGACGGCGTGAAGGCGCTGGCCGCCCGCATCTTCAACCCCGACCACCGCACGGTGGGCTGGCTCGTCCCCACCACTGAGTCCGCCACCCCGGCCCGCAAGGAGGCCGCGCGATGA
- a CDS encoding M16 family metallopeptidase, which translates to MLTPRPLRSTLAALLFVSACATTQAPAPDAAPVQPPPAPEAPAKAPATPAPTAPLSTKGVTLPEATTVTLKNGVRLLLVEKHELPLVSFSAWLKGGSVTDPAGKEGLAALTAELLQKGAGSRNAQQFAEAVDGVGGELEVVPAREALILNGSFQARDTALMVELLSDMLVRPRFDAQELEKARALRVSEIASAKDGDPRALIGVYFNAFHFPSHPYGLSSVGSEASLPMIGRADVLGWAKANLGGDRLILSVVGDFDAKQLAAKLEAALGAWAPAGQKLPAVPATAPTKGRHVLLVDKPDATQTYFAIGNTGIRRTDPDRVVAELGNTVLGGRFTSLLNTELRVKTGLTYGARSAMQQARQPYTVVLTSYTQTATTGRAIDLALDVLARYRQDGMDDATLASAQAYVLGQFPPTLETGDQLAMKLSELAFYELDAQDVNGFAGAVSAATRDSVRTVLQRVLPAPEDLTFVLIGKAEALRDVARKYGPVTEMKISDKRFAPPAAPAR; encoded by the coding sequence ATGCTGACCCCCCGTCCGCTGCGCTCCACCCTCGCCGCGCTGCTGTTCGTCTCCGCGTGCGCGACCACGCAGGCGCCCGCTCCCGACGCCGCGCCCGTGCAGCCGCCGCCGGCACCGGAGGCCCCGGCGAAGGCTCCGGCCACCCCGGCCCCCACCGCGCCGCTGTCCACGAAGGGCGTGACGCTGCCGGAGGCGACCACCGTCACGCTGAAGAACGGCGTGCGGCTGCTGCTGGTGGAGAAGCACGAGCTGCCGCTGGTGTCCTTCAGCGCGTGGCTCAAGGGCGGCTCCGTCACCGACCCCGCTGGCAAGGAGGGCCTGGCCGCGCTCACCGCCGAGCTGCTCCAGAAGGGCGCCGGCTCCCGCAACGCCCAGCAGTTCGCGGAGGCCGTGGACGGCGTGGGCGGCGAGCTGGAGGTCGTGCCGGCCCGCGAGGCCCTCATCCTCAACGGCAGCTTCCAGGCCCGCGACACCGCGCTGATGGTGGAGCTGCTGTCGGACATGCTCGTGCGCCCGCGCTTCGACGCGCAGGAGCTGGAGAAGGCCCGCGCGCTGCGCGTGTCGGAGATCGCCTCCGCCAAGGACGGCGATCCGCGCGCGCTCATCGGCGTGTACTTCAATGCCTTCCACTTCCCCTCGCACCCGTACGGCTTGTCCTCGGTGGGCAGTGAGGCGTCGCTGCCCATGATTGGCCGGGCCGACGTGCTCGGCTGGGCGAAGGCGAACCTGGGCGGGGACCGGCTCATCCTCTCCGTGGTGGGGGACTTCGACGCGAAGCAGCTGGCCGCGAAGCTGGAGGCCGCCCTGGGCGCTTGGGCCCCCGCGGGACAGAAGCTCCCCGCCGTGCCCGCAACCGCGCCCACGAAGGGCCGGCACGTGCTGCTGGTGGACAAGCCGGACGCCACCCAGACGTACTTCGCCATCGGCAACACCGGCATCCGCCGCACGGACCCGGACCGCGTCGTGGCGGAGCTGGGGAACACCGTGCTCGGCGGCCGCTTCACCTCGCTGCTCAACACCGAGCTGCGCGTGAAGACGGGCCTCACCTACGGCGCGCGCTCCGCCATGCAGCAGGCCCGTCAGCCCTACACCGTCGTCCTCACCTCCTATACGCAGACGGCCACCACGGGCCGCGCCATCGACCTGGCGCTGGACGTGCTCGCGCGCTACCGCCAGGACGGCATGGACGACGCCACGCTCGCCTCCGCCCAGGCCTACGTGCTGGGGCAGTTCCCCCCGACACTGGAGACGGGGGACCAGCTGGCCATGAAGCTGTCGGAGCTGGCCTTCTACGAACTGGACGCCCAGGACGTGAACGGGTTCGCGGGCGCCGTGTCCGCCGCCACCCGCGACAGCGTGCGCACCGTGCTCCAGCGCGTCCTGCCCGCCCCGGAGGACCTGACGTTCGTCCTCATCGGCAAGGCGGAGGCCCTGCGCGACGTGGCCCGCAAGTACGGCCCCGTCACGGAGATGAAGATCTCCGACAAGCGCTTTGCCCCGCCGGCGGCGCCCGCCCGCTGA
- a CDS encoding sigma-70 family RNA polymerase sigma factor — MEAIYEERESTVEFVESEVDSAEVEMRVRGHLELVRRLAWKYRWTGLSLEELMAEGNVGLVEAARRFEERGVPFGAYAQQWIRARIRAYVSRTWSVAGGRAPWIVFQLRRERARLEARWGEGHPEVTKRLAEALGKREEEVARGTDALAKDVSLNAPLGWEGDVTRLDMLESEDDSAEELADRGAWAEKLHQSVAEAWPELDARERALVKERMLAEDGVSAEFLAKRFGVTAVRIRQIEQGLRQKLRQRLTAGCTAWDSESPRLAA, encoded by the coding sequence ATGGAAGCCATCTACGAGGAGCGCGAGTCCACGGTCGAGTTTGTCGAGTCCGAGGTGGACTCCGCGGAAGTGGAGATGCGGGTGCGGGGGCACCTGGAGCTGGTCCGCCGGCTGGCCTGGAAGTACCGCTGGACGGGCCTGTCGCTGGAGGAGCTGATGGCGGAGGGCAACGTCGGCCTGGTGGAGGCGGCGCGCCGGTTCGAGGAGCGGGGTGTGCCGTTCGGCGCCTACGCGCAGCAGTGGATCCGCGCGCGCATCCGGGCGTACGTGTCCCGCACCTGGAGTGTGGCGGGGGGCCGCGCGCCGTGGATCGTCTTCCAGCTGCGGCGCGAGCGTGCGCGGCTGGAGGCCCGGTGGGGCGAGGGCCACCCGGAAGTGACGAAGCGGCTGGCCGAGGCGCTGGGCAAGCGGGAGGAGGAGGTGGCGCGGGGGACGGACGCCCTGGCGAAGGACGTGTCGCTGAACGCGCCGCTGGGGTGGGAGGGGGATGTGACGCGGCTGGACATGCTCGAGTCGGAGGACGACTCGGCGGAGGAGCTGGCGGACCGGGGGGCCTGGGCGGAGAAGCTGCACCAGAGCGTGGCGGAGGCGTGGCCGGAGCTGGACGCGAGGGAGCGGGCGCTGGTGAAGGAGCGGATGCTGGCGGAGGACGGGGTGAGCGCGGAGTTCCTGGCGAAGCGCTTCGGGGTGACGGCGGTGCGCATCCGGCAGATCGAGCAGGGGCTGCGCCAGAAGCTGCGCCAGCGGCTGACGGCGGGGTGCACGGCCTGGGACAGCGAATCGCCCCGGCTGGCGGCCTGA
- a CDS encoding DUF1615 domain-containing protein, whose product MTPGPGRRWTGALCVGVLLTLTACASRAPVAAQVPAVPTLSVAQVARLLPAKVKGTEREGWARDVLAALDAEEVPPSAPVVCQVLAIIEQESGFQADPAVPGLSKMVRQKLDSTAGRLGPLGRRLLEDVLAAKAKGAKRSFGARLDALRTERDLDRLFRDMLAYYEEEHPAAYAAADLASSLFGPSSFAGQNPVTTAGSMQVSVRYAEEKAGPDADPVAVRESLYTRAGGVRYGTARLLGFEAAYDAPLYRFADYNAGVYSSRNAALQAQVSRLTGVALATDGDLQLYDKDGEPRGEDSQTLKALLLFRQRYAPDLSERRVRRDVEEEKTADFEKTDTYLAVKRVYANQTGEAPAYAQLPQVTLKSVKLSGERSTAWFAKSVDARYQHCMARHRQAAR is encoded by the coding sequence ATGACGCCAGGGCCCGGCCGCCGGTGGACGGGGGCGCTGTGCGTGGGGGTACTGCTGACGCTCACGGCATGCGCGTCGCGGGCGCCGGTGGCGGCGCAGGTGCCGGCGGTGCCCACGCTGTCGGTGGCGCAGGTGGCGCGCCTGCTGCCAGCGAAGGTGAAGGGCACGGAGCGCGAGGGCTGGGCGCGCGACGTGCTGGCGGCGCTGGACGCGGAGGAGGTTCCTCCTTCAGCGCCGGTGGTCTGTCAGGTGCTGGCCATCATCGAGCAGGAGTCCGGCTTCCAGGCGGATCCCGCGGTGCCGGGCCTGTCCAAGATGGTGCGTCAGAAGCTCGACAGCACCGCCGGACGGCTGGGCCCCCTGGGGCGGCGTTTGCTGGAGGACGTCCTCGCGGCGAAGGCGAAGGGGGCGAAGCGCAGCTTCGGCGCGCGGCTGGACGCCCTGCGCACGGAGCGGGACCTGGACCGGCTCTTCCGGGACATGCTGGCGTACTACGAGGAGGAGCACCCGGCGGCGTACGCGGCCGCGGACCTGGCCAGCTCGCTGTTCGGTCCGTCCTCGTTCGCGGGGCAGAACCCCGTCACCACCGCGGGCTCCATGCAGGTCAGCGTGCGCTACGCGGAGGAGAAGGCGGGGCCGGACGCGGATCCGGTGGCGGTGCGCGAGTCGCTCTACACGCGCGCGGGCGGCGTGCGCTACGGCACCGCGCGGCTTTTGGGCTTCGAGGCCGCGTACGACGCCCCGCTCTACCGCTTCGCGGACTACAACGCCGGCGTCTACAGCTCCCGCAACGCGGCCCTGCAGGCCCAGGTCAGCCGGCTCACCGGCGTGGCGCTCGCGACGGACGGCGACCTGCAACTGTATGACAAGGACGGCGAGCCGCGTGGCGAGGACAGTCAGACCCTCAAGGCGCTGCTCCTCTTCCGTCAGCGCTACGCGCCGGACCTGAGCGAGCGCCGGGTGCGCCGGGACGTGGAGGAGGAGAAGACGGCGGACTTCGAGAAGACGGACACGTATCTCGCCGTGAAGCGCGTCTACGCGAACCAGACGGGAGAGGCGCCCGCCTACGCCCAGCTCCCGCAGGTGACGCTCAAGAGCGTGAAGCTGAGCGGGGAGCGCTCCACCGCATGGTTCGCGAAGTCGGTGGACGCCCGCTACCAGCACTGCATGGCCCGCCACCGCCAGGCTGCGCGGTAG